The Brachypodium distachyon strain Bd21 chromosome 4, Brachypodium_distachyon_v3.0, whole genome shotgun sequence nucleotide sequence agagcttgattaactaagtaCGGAATGATTATGTGGACTAATCAAagtgtaattgttcaaacagcGCAACGCGCTACACTTGCAGGACAAGAACGAAAGAAGATAAACAGGAAAGCAGCAGGGACCGGCAGGAGGCGGGCGTCTTCCGTCGGAagctccggggacggctcggggtacgtcttccgctgcatccgctcgaccaccttgtcgacgaacccgcgcactgcttgggtgtgcgtgggctcgtcctcgctgtccgaccaggcgtccagcagggactcgaaagggaactccgggtcccggaggtgtatcctcgggaggatcgtcccggcaacctcccggacgcagttggcaacctcgttggTGCCGTACTGGGTGATCCAGATGTCGAGCGCCCccagcttccccaccaggttggagaagaaggggatgaaCGTtgagacgtccgtgccgtccaccgccgcggcctgcaACTCGAACCGGGGCAGCAAGTCGCGCAACGCCTCGGCGATCTTGAgtagcttctcggtctccagcttccgctgcccgatcagcgtgccatggTGGAGCCGAGCGTCATGCGCGGCCTttttggccttgcggaggttgcTCTCCAGCGCCGCAAGCTCCGTGGTCTTGACCGCGATAtcgttgccggccttgtcaagctcctcccggacagtgGCCAGCTCGTTCTCAAGCTTGGCCGACTTGTCCTTGGCAGAGCCGAGCTGGATCTCATGACGGGCTGCTGCCTCCACCGCGctctcggtggccttgacttgcacctccagcttgacactcaggccctggatctcgccgcggtagttggcgatcaatCCGCTCTTCTCATCAagccgggcctgggctgccgcgagcaccccggcgtgctccttcttggtttcctcgaGGGTCGCCGCCAGTGAGTCCAGCACCCCCTGAAGCTCGACGTgctgagcctccagtcgccggtAGAGCTCAGCCTCTAGGATGACCggttcctcggcgtcctccagaGCTTCCCGGGCAAGACGCGCCTCCTCTCTGGCatggcgcgtctcctcgcacagccgggagagctcttgccgctctttctccacggcttccctcacctcgccaagttggctcttggcgatggcgtggtgctccctcacctcgttgaaggaggtgacgaaggccagttgctggtctttgacggcgtccaggaaccggtgtcctcgctcgaagacgctcggatcccaggtgatgagattccaagccaccccggcaagggtgccgaggtcggtgttgaGGGAGGCCGCCGATGACAACGAAGCTCCCGCCGCCATGGTAGAGCTGTGCGGGGGGTCGTCAGCTTGTTTCGAGGCGTCCTATCGCCCTTCCTCGGCAACCTCCCCTTCacccgcgcccggggactccGGGACCGAAGAAGCCATCGTGCACCCGGCAGCCGAATCCGCGCCAGCTGCGTCCGCGACTACTGGTCGCCGGGTGTCGCccccgtggcggcggcggtcaccgcTGCCACCGTGGCCGGCCCGGCAGGGCTTGGTGTGGGAGCCACTGCCGGCTCCTCTGCCGCCCCCGTGATCTCGACATCAGAGTCGAGGTCAACCATGGTAGCACCCGCTCCCGGTGCGGGTGCGTTTGGGCCTGCAGCAACAAGAAGTGGGAAGATTGACGAGTGTAAGAGTAGCCGGAAGCGAGAGGAAGGGGATCAGGGTGGTTACCTTGCAAGGCCGTTGGAGTTGCAGGGGGAGCTTCCCCCACCTCATCCGTTCCGACGGGAGCTTccgagaggcttgccgcgggcgaagTGCCACCTGCTGAAAGAGAAGGTACGGTTGTATGATTAACTGACAATTGAAAATGCAGCAAAAGAGATAGGGTGAAGCCATACCTGTTGCCGGCACCACCTCTGTTGGAGTTGggccgccggcgggtgcgGTGGCGACGCTACGGGCCCCAGTGACGCCGGGGTCAGCAGCGCTGCCGGCGTCCACGCGCGCCTTCTTTttcggcgcggcgggcggggagtcgtccctccccctcttgctggcgctcACCGGCGAATCAGCGCTCGGGGGAttacgccggagcgcgaagccccagAAGACCCCTCGGGCGGGCAGGGCCGTGGGTGCCTGTGGGGTTGGCGCGGCCCGGGGCGCCGCGGGAACTGACGACGAAGCTGCCGTGGTGTCGGGGGCTGCCCCCGGTGTAGATGACGCCGCGGCCCCGacagctgctgctgaggcAACCGCCGCAGGGCCGCGGGCGGTCGTCGTCCACAGGCTCGACTTCCTGGGACGCCgcaggctggcccgcctcgtcatccagaggttggagggagggccagctgatctCCGACTCACCCCCACTCccctcaagcacctgcttcctgCGAGGTGCCAGCAAGGGAGCGCGCGGGGTCTGAGTGGGGGTATCATCCATCaatccccactcgttgcagggcgggaaggcagCGACAATGTTGTTGAGCCCCgcaacgccggcgtggagggagatgtCCCCAGGCGGGAACCCCGTTGCGGGGAGGTtttcgccggagatccccctcactcacacctggagggattccaagtccacgccttcgcggcggaggcgtgtcctgtccttGGCACCTGTGTACATCAAtgcgggccgggaacgcagttagagcggcgcgatgcgcctGGCGATGAAGGTAcgtgccacgtccacgtcggtgagccccgccagccgcagatccttgatcttctccacgatggggaggagattgGCGTCGTGAtggtaccggtcccgccagctgGAGTGGGTTTGCGGCAATTCGGTGGGCGGGAGGATGAACTCATCGGGGTCTTCTATGctgacccagcaccagtccccgcgccactccttctcgatcttcttctccaaccggacgatgaactcagaTTTCATCCGGTTaggggcgcggaacaccaccccaaCGACATCGCATTCGCATTatcgatccgggggtagaagtaatgggggaagagcgccaccgacggcatcacccctaGAAATGCCTCgaagaggaattggaaggtggcgaggaggaagagcgatgTGGGGAGAAGCTgtgccacccgcagctggtacgactccatcaacGCGTGGAGAAAcagcgagaacggcggcaccagcccggtgaggaggaaaCGTCTGAACACCCAAAAgtcattgtcctggtgctcaacgcccgcggggaagatgtgggtctccccgtgctcgttgaaccgGAAAgcaacggcgtgccggatcttgtccagcgcctcgccgttttAGCTCGGCCGGTAGAAGGCTTGTGAGGCCCTCATCTCCCGCTTCTTTCGGTCTTTGTTGGCGGCTGCCTTGCCGGCCGCCGTTTTTCTGAGAGCTTTCTCCTCCTtgcccttcctggtggtgggaggcgccatggggaaAGCGGGCAGGAGTTCGCAAGAACACTTGGGCGCAGGATGCGGGGAGCAAAGTGTTTTCCCCTCGCAGCAGcagtaaaaactttatagCGCTCGGCCGGTTCTGCACCccacgggtgcgcggggacaATTCctaatcagagggagtaatgcggggagtggccttaacttccctgtttaagggggggGGTTACGgtggaaatcacgcgcccactactccgtccgtaaCGGCAAGGTGCGTGGGGCAgcgaagagacgcgggcccgaggcgagtcgggacccacgcgtcggttggggcgtagccccAACCGGCCAGGGGGAAAACtcgtccgggaacaggtgttgccggccacgcccgggggctactgtcgcaccagtggcacccggggtaccaccgctgcacgacgcgtgggtcgcaccACTGAGTCAGCTAAtgggctgcccggcaagccaccagcctggaagggctagcggggcttcggggaatattcctgcctGGCTGCCTCCCAGGAAGTCACTTTCCGGGAGgagaggttcccgggcgcaagcTCCCGTcgcgagggcggggccgagcaagCAGAGCAGCGACGCCATGGGGGCGCGCGTTAGGCACCCAGTGCGCAGTTccgccagggcaaggagtgaggcacacggtgcattaaatgagccgacaggaggggagtTACCTCAGATGTAATGAGGGGCTATGTTAATGGACTTACAACTGGAGAATTACCCGCTGAATTGTGTGAGCAATTCAAGGACCTCAGATTGGAGATAGTTccggaaggttacttagccaacaTGGAAGTACAACCTACTCTACTGGACAGAATTAGAGAAGCCCAGAAAGAAGACTCAGAAATTAGAACGATAAAGGATAATATGGCTATTGAGAAGGCAAAAGGATTCATTGAGGACGATCAGGGTACCGTATGGTTTGAGaagcgtatttgtgtaccacaagaccccgagatcagaaagctaatactacaagaagctcatgattcagcgtactcaatccaccccagtaatacaaagatgtatatggacttgaaagaaaagttttggtggacaggattgaagcgagacatcgctgAGTATATCGCTCTGTGTTATGTTTGTAGCAGAGTCAAGGCTGAACATCAGAAGCCAGCTGGATTACTACGACCATTGCCAGTGgcagactggaaatgggataaggtaggcatggacttcatcaccgGCTTGCCAAGGACAAGATCTGGTTATGATTCAATATGGGTAGTAGTTGACAGTTTAACCAAagttgcccatttcatacctgTGAAGACTACCTATACAAGTGCACAGTTGGCCAAACGATACATGTATAGGATTGTATGCCTACATGGAGTTCTTAAAGAGatcgtttcagacagaggtacccaatttacctcaagattttggggacaattgcacgagtctctaggcacgagactagagtttagcACAACGTTCCATCCAcagacagatggacaaacagaaagagtgaaccaaattcttgaagatatgttaaGAGCTTGTGCTCTGGACTATGGATCTAGCTGGGATGAGAATCTACCAtatgcagagttctcatacaacaacagttttcaaacgagtattggaatggcaccactcaaagctttgtatggcaagAAGTGCAGGACACCTttgctatgggatggtgtaggagaccgcagTCTATTCGGAcccgacatgataaaggaCGCTGAAGAGAAGGTCAGACTAATTCGAGACAGACTCAAGATAGCTCAATCCAGACAAAAGGgttatgcagattccaaacgaAGGGAGGTCACCTATGAGGTTGGTGATAGAGCGTATATCAGAGTTTCtccgatacgcggagttaagagatttggaattAAAGGAAAACTAGCGCCACGCTATATTGGACCCTACAAGGTTTTagcacgccaaggagaggtagcttaCAAGTTGGAGTTACCTGAAAAGTTGACAAGTGTCCACGACGTTTTCCATGTGTCACAGctaaagaagtgtcacccGGAAATGGCTGATAcgccactaagggatacagtttcacttgacgaagtggagattcaaagcgatctcacatatgaagagaaaccaaccagGATCTTGGAAACAGCGGAAAGACATACCCGTTCCAAGTCAATCAAGATCTGCAAGGTTCAATGGAATCACCacaccgaagaagaagctaagTGGGAACGCgaggatgatcttcgagaagaccacccacacctttttgctaaccaataggaatctcgaggacgagattcatcttaagagggttagttctgtaacatcccaattttcaaaactcttcatatgcattgcatatcataagcatcatgtcacccttacatttgatcactttcaaaaccctaaaatttgcccagaaaacccttttgcaaagatgcctttatttgattttgggctttgatcttgctcttgagtacttgcattttaacccatgagggtattgtggtagaaagggatttaatgcatatataaatctatcccataatttagattttgaaattattttgaaaaataatttgttttgatagcctaagggccctaaaagccattttataggcaaatgtatttttaaatattttattttgtgaaaattcttgttccagaagttagatcatatgaaaatatggttttacaaatttttttgcattttatttggaatcatttggagcttcgaatcaattttgacgttcaaaaacagaaaataaataaaagaaaaggaaaaaccgaagaaaaaccagtcaaaccggaccgaactGGACCGAACCGCCCGGTctctctcactgaccggtggaccccgccatcttcttcttcctcaactgCTTCCCGAGAAAACCGGCCACGCACGACTCCGAGTCGCCCACGATTCcgttccgatttcttcgcTCACGAGCCTCCAACTCCAAATTCTTGCGCGTCATCCCGAggccctcgcttttctcctccacgtTCAATTTCGCATCGGTTAGAGATTAATTTCTCGCGGGAGTTGCTCTCTGtcgtcgccgttcttcgcgttttgtcgccgctccggtgagcttctccCACCTCCGGCCACCTTCCTCTCCCCTTGCCCTAGCGCGTCCGGTGACGCGCTCGGATTCAAGGTTGGGCGCCGTCCTGTGCCGCCGGTCGCCGCAcgtccgccgccccgcgccgcgccgcccgtcaTCCCCCGCGCCGTCCGCTGCTCCGCCGACTGCGCCGCCCGCACCCcacgcgccgtcgccgcctccgcgaGCGCACGCCCGAGCCGTTTGCGCCGCCCCGAGCCGCCgtgtgccgccgccggccggaaccctagccgcgGGCCAATCTGttgctgccacgtggcaaggcctttttattttattttatttcggccggattggataatgcaattttgcaaaaaagcccctgtaacttcaaagcctcatatctttccaaccgtttgtccaaaaattgtgatccgcgcctttctggaatcgtcacaacgtgtagaatattttggcactgtttaatttcagttttgaacaacttagacagtagctatttacagaatggttgaatatggtttaaatctcaaatgaattgtttcaaaatagttttgagcatgttatcttactataaaattatttaaacttgttctctgtccattaggaccagaaaaaaaattattttgtgaataataatggcatacaagtttaaatcttgctctatgttgcaaaagcacACAATCTTttgatttaaaccctatccttgTTCATGCATATTTTCCACTTTGTTGTTgcataatctgtccaaatcatgtgaaaaacttttcaaaacagaaacaaaactttttacctaggttaataggagcatgggtgtgtctatcccgtgtccattagttaacattattataacattcctttgtagtaggataatttatgttctgcttccacgcaaacagcctgaactccaccttgccaaatactgcatatacttggtaggttctgatataactcctagtgaatcttgccaatacattcaatgtattgaccctagtggctgcattgtttaatgatgcaggaagctccgacgacgagtaagatgtacattctgcttgtttgggttacgggcttacattccaacacgctctcaccgtggtgttgatgtgcccttgtatttttcgttttccgctgctaaacagttgttttatttccagctaacccatgaggttatgcgagttgtaagtaccttttaaattctggatgatacgttgtaatatggGGACCTTtattctatgatattacatcttgaaactgtgtgtgctagtgagtcgatccagggactagcactaaagcacagagatcgaacccttgtacggGGGCAGTCGCTTcatatgggccagcccatgtcgcgGCTATtcaagatcaacctgatgccggctcTAGCCAATGTCAGAAGACTAGGAACCAGCGatgggtcaagaagggagagcaaaaaaagccctggcaagataagcagaaatatacgttcgaggtgatgctggatcagccttgttgttttcacacgactaatCCTAGCAAACCGGCAAATCACACAAcccggcaatgcagctggatgcagtgggccgagaagggtgaggcaagttggctgccccctcctcccccgctcACAGGCGCTAATGCCCAGATCCAGGGACCCCCTCCCGCAAACAATGCTGTCAAtcaggtggaagaccaaggTATACCAGAatatgccggaagaaatgaatacaaggagcatcaccagagctacatgatcttcatcacgGAGCCGACTGACAAGCAGAGTCAGCGTAGGTGAGAGATGAAAGTCAATGCCGTGTTGCCGGCGGTTCCGAAGTTCATGTACTGGTCGGAACAGGAGCTCAAATGGAACAGGGAAGATCATCCCAAAGTTATGCCAAATCCTGGTGGATATGCTCTGGTGGttgacccgacactcatcgggcccgacattaacgtcaaattcactcgggttctcattgataatgggagcagtataaacatcatgtatcgggacacgatgctcaagctcggcattacagataacatgcttgagcctagccggactacctttcatggtatcGTGCCGGGAGTATCTTGTGCCCCAGTAGGCAAAATCCGAGTTGACGTTTTATTCGGCACCCGGGAGAACTGTCGAACTGAGAATCTGctgttcgaggtggtggaccttagcagCCCGTACCATGCGCTAGTCGGCAGACCGGCATtggccaagttcatggcgacTACCCACATAGcctatctgaagatgaagatgccggggccaaatggtaccataaccattaCTGGCAATTACAAGCGTTCAATGGAGTGTGCAGCGGCAGGGTCTTCTCTGGCCGAGTCGCAGGTCATtgctggcgagaagaagaagttacaaGAAGCTGTCGCGATGGCCCAGGCGGCACAGATTGGTCTGCCAGTtatgaccaatccccatggGAGTGTGGCTTTTCaagcagccaaggagacgaagaagatacAGGTCGACAATGAAatcccggaccgcaccgtcatcattggtgccggcctgggtgaaaaataggaaggcgagctcaccagcttcctccgtgagcatCTGGACATCTTCGCATGGGCAAATCAGGACTtgccgggtgtgccgagggagctggctgagcactcattacatgtcagaccaaatccaagaccggtgaagcagccccttcgatgCTTTGCCGCCGAtagaaggaaaatcatattggaagagatatcccggcttctagctgtcggctttatcatggaagtttTGCATCCCGACTAGTAGTCAAACTCGGTCatggttgagaagaagaaacacgACCCAACTGatgccaaggtgtggcgcatgtgtatcgactacaccagcctgaacaaggcatgtccaAAAGATCCTTTTCCGTTACATcagatcgatcaagtgatcgactccactgccaggtgtgagttgttgtcttttctagatgcgtactctggttttcacctgatacctctgaaccctaatgatcaaataaagacatcatttatcaccccgttcggggcttattgctatcgcactatgtcgtttggtttgagaaatgcaggggatacttatcaaagatgcatgcagaaatgctagcacgatcaactcggcaaaaatgtacaggtatatgtcgacgatgtcgtcataaaagcCAAGGAAAGCGCcacgctcctggatgatatccgggaaacattcgcaaatctgaggagattccgaatgaagctgaacccggccaaatgcacatttggtgtgccggcagggaagTTGCTTGGGTTCCTAgtatcaagccgaggtatagaaacgaaccacgtgaaaattgccgccatagagagaatgaaactgccaaaatgcctcaaagatgtgcaaaaattcactggatgcctAGCATCACTAAGTCATTTCGTTAGTCGGCTGGGTGTAAAggcaatgcccttataccagctgatgaagaaaaccgacaaatttgtgtggacgcaaCAGGCAGAAGtagcttttcaagagctgaagaagatgattgctacggcgCCGATATTAGCCTCGCCAATGGATAAGGAGCCGATGTCTTTATACATAGTAGCAACAAACCGAGTCGTTAGTGCCGTCATAGTAgtggaaagagatgaagacAGCAAGTCGGTGCaaaggccggtatattacttgagtGAG carries:
- the LOC106866680 gene encoding uncharacterized protein LOC106866680 translates to MTRRASLRRPRKSSLWTTTARGPAAVASAAAVGAAASSTPGAAPDTTAASSSVPAAPRAAPTPQAPTALPARGVFWGFALRRNPPSADSPVSASKRGRDDSPPAAPKKKARVDAGSAADPGVTGARSVATAPAGGPTPTEVVPATVKATESAVEAAARHEIQLGSAKDKSAKLENELATVREELDKAGNDIAVKTTELAALESNLRKAKKAAHDARLHHGTLIGQRKLETEKLLKIAEALRDLLPRFELQAAAVDGTDVSTFIPFFSNLVGKLGALDIWITQFKHLAFRSVLRSKRSPEVYSRFAALANT